TGAGCAGGTCGAGCTGTTTCTCCAGCTCGTGCTTATCCCTGTTTGCTTCATCCAATTGCAGCTGGAGTCCGAAAATATATGATTTCAGTTTGTAGCAGGTTTTCGACTCATCTCGGAGATTCAGGATCTCCTGTAATGTTAAACTTAGAACCGACCTTTGGGTTGCGGCCCCTGACACTGTTGAGTACAATGGAGGAGGCACCTGGTTCATGGCAGCAACAAAGCACAACTCAGAAGCAGGTCTTGGTCGGCTCGAAATATCTCGAAAATATTCAGGTTAGAGATTGAAaccaaaacacaaaaaaaatcaaacacaaaaaacaaagtaGCTTTTACTTTCATGGATATGAGATAGATATACTTCTACGTTAAACAAGCAACAACGTTAGTTGTACTAAACTCTATCACAGCCCGCTCGTCTATGCACCTGTGATCAGCCTTATCAGAGCTTATCGTGCAGACACCTGCATAGCCCCAATCCATAGACCTCACGAGCATCTGAACTAGCGACCGATTAGAGCACTGTTTCACCGGACTCGTTCTAGTGGGTCTCCAATATACTCAGTTCAGCTGCCCGCTGTGCCACATGGCTTTGCAGCACGACCTCCAAACAACGTCGACACTTGGCCGATCCGCTCCCTCTGCACTGTACCTGCTGCAGACCCTGCGTCTACTCCCGGCCAAGAAAATCGGTTATTCAATCTAAAACTACCCACTAACCGTCTCCTAACCGAAGCTGGCTACCCTGCAAAACTGCACAGCCATCGACTTCTAACAGGAGGCTGCTCAGACCACGCCTAGCATACTATCACCAGCGTCCACGGGGTCGTTTTTTCTGGCACCTGCTCTTTTCTCTGGGGAAAAGGATTGCTGGGAGGGGCGGttttttgcctccggcggccgggctccgcccggacccgttgtactccgcttcgcggagcggcgTCGCGGAGACTCGCGGAGTTCAATTCTCAGCAAGGAGTCGTTTCTGGACCCCTGCCACCGAATCCCCTGCTTAGTCCATTccccccacgcccgactcgagcgaagagagagaagcaacggggtctggggcggagccccagccgccggagcAGCGCGACCCTCCCCCCCCTGAGCTCTCCGTAACCCCAACCCCCGAGAGATAGCGCCGTGCTGTTAGGTGCATGTGGATATTTCACGACTGATGTTGAGATTGAGTATGTACGAGCGTCATCACTGGAACCAGGATCCGGGTCGGTTTGCACAAGAACGTCGGAATTGGCTACAGTTTCCGCAAACGAAGTCGAGTTTGGGTTGTGTTACGTGTGGACGTATCAGATACATCACGGAGAATCAGGTAGAGCAATTCGCTGCACGTGATATATTCGTGTTAGTTTTGGTGCATGGCTGATGGCAGTTTGTTGCACAAGACTGGACATTTGTGAGGAATAATTAATTTTGGACAGCAATCTACGATCTTCCGATACCTGTGTTTTAGAAATCAAGTAGGGCTGAAGAGGTGACGAGGTGATCTGAGTTCTGAGGATAACAGAATAACGAGGGGAGAGATGACGGTTACCAAGGGCCGAGGGAGAGGCTCTCGCAACAATAATGCGTCAAACGTTGGCTCGTCGGCGAATGTCAAGGTTAGTCGGTCTAATAACTGGTCATATATCGACATGGGCTCGGTAGCTGAGCTGTATGCAAATTTGCAGGCCGAATTTGCTCTCTCAGGTGGAGAAGTCAGTTCGTCTCTGCAATCAGTCCCTGGAGCCAATGAGCAAACGCGTATTCAGGCTGATATTGGCACTTTGTTGACTCATATTGAAAACCGACTGGCCACGTGTAACGAAGAATTGGCAAAAGTCAAGCGTATTGGTGATATTGTCGAGGAAGAGCGACTACGACGGAAGAAAAAGATCAAGCGGGAGAATGGCGAGGCTGTTGATGTCGAAGACGATATTAGCACCTCTGCCGGGGTTGAAACTACAACAGATAGTAGAGAAAAGAGCAACGAACCTGACCGAAGGGATGACAGCAGTTCGAGTATAAGTAAAGTCAAAAGAGAAGACGACGAGTCTGGTGCGACAGTGAAAAGATCTGGCAAGTCAGCCAAGTCGACAGCTGACGATGCTATGGGCgtcgacgaagatgatgatcATGCTGATAGTAATAGAAAGAAAGATGAAGACTCTGACAAGACAAATGGTGGGATTTCCAGAAGCGATATTAAGCGAGCTGAGTCAGTGGATTCCGAACCTGACCTTCCTCTTGCTGATGAAGTCATGGCTAGATCCAGGGCAGCTGGAAGTTCCGACGGCAGTAGTTCGGATGAAAGAACACATACCAAAAATGAACCAGAAACTCCTCCTTTGAAACTGGCTCCTGTATCCAAAAATTACTATGATCCAGGTACACCACGGCATTCAGCAACTGATTTTGCAGAGATTcaagcttcttcaattgcCGCGTTGAAACTGTTTGACGAGTCTATCACTGTAGACTCAGAGGGGAATCCTGTGAACGATGTCGAAGTTTTGAGGAAGAAATATGGCGTTGCATCTTTTCCTGAATCGAATTTAAAAGATCTGCTACCAGGAGAGATCCCAGATGAAGACTTTACACGAGCCAAACCGGCGAATCAAGTGCAATTCTCGACATTTGCGACATTCATCGAGCCTTTTTTTAGGCCCCTTACAGAAGAGGATATCTCGTTTTTGAAACACAAATCAGTTGGGTTGGATGGTACATACACACGATCCATTGCTTCACCATACCTGATTCCACCACTTGGTCCTCTATATTCGGATACATGGGCTGACGAAGACGGTCAAATTGCAAATACCTATTCGTTGTCTCCGCCACCGTCCGGCAGTTTCGAAAAAGCATTGTTTAAAGGATCAGGCTCGTCAGAGGCCATTAATGAAGACACTCTGGATGCTCCATTCCCAAAAGTATCACTTGGTCCATTAGCTTCACGTTTATTATCAGCATTATTACGAGAACCAGGAGAGTATGATACCGAAgtcaaggaagaagacgagccaaaaatcaaatctGAAGACGACACTGTGACTAATAACTCGACTACTACGTCGTCACCATCAGCATTAGTTTCAGCACCAGCTTCTGCCAATACCACACTGACAACCATAGCTACATCAACGGCCACTTCATTGAATGCTACGCCATCTAAACCAGCCAGCTCATTAATCGAGCCTGCTAAATACACCAATGTCAAAGCCGACTATGTGGACCTGGACGACCGGCTTAAGCGTGAGTTTCGATATGTGGGTATTTTAGACGTGAACCTGCTCCGCAAGGAagacaagaacaagaaacgGTTGAATGGGACTAGTGAGACAAATGGATCTGCTGGTAACGCTGCCAATGGATCGTCGACGACAGTTGCAGCTATtgctgatgacgacgaagctaGTTTCGAGATGTACTGGGCCAATGGCactgaagacgacgaaATCTGCTATGAAATACGTAAACTGCAAAAGAAGTTCCGACAAGTGACCAAAATCAACCAGGCCTGTAAACGAATACTGCTGCCCATAGTGCAAGAGCAAATGGCGTACCAGGAGTACACACAGATCCTGGAAGATCTCGACAAACAGGTGGACCAAGCGTATGCCAAGCGAATGCGCAACATGCCAAAaggcaaaaagaaaaaggggTTTGCAGCCAATCTCAGCAACTCAGCTGGCGGCTCGACACCCAACTCATCAGGACCAGAAAAACCTCCCAGCTATAAACCGCTGCTGGAAAAACGGCTGCGATGGATCGAGAAAATCGGCAGCTACTTCAAACCACCAGAAATCATGAAACGCACCCCCACCGAGTCCATCTTTGCCAACATCCAAatcgacgacgacgacgacgatgcCGATGCCGgcgacgatgacgatgacatGTACAGTATGACCTTATGATCACATTATCAATGCACATCTAATTTTTGTACGTGCCAGtgccacgctgcctccggcggctggggctctgccccagaccccgtggctcctctcgcttcgctcgagtcgggagTCGGGCCCACGgttttatatatttgttGAACTCCcgaaaaacgactcgagcgcagcgagaggagccacggggtctggggcagagccccagccgccggaggccggTCCGGACCACAGAGTAGTGAATATTATGCTTGGATTTAGATTAATTCTACATGACAGAGGAGGGGAATTTTTGCAGCTCTAGGGGCAGGACGATTACCATCTCATCATGCTCATGTCGTTTCTGATTCTTTGGTAGTCGAGCAAGCCTTCGATGGGGCCGAGGGCGGCGATGGCGATGTCCTTGTCGTACAAGTACTTTTGGGCCCATTGCTTGACGTCGTTGACGGTGACCTTGGACACGTTGCGCTCGACCTCTTGAGGAGATTGGCGGCGGCcggtggtgatgatttgGCGGCCGATGTCCTCGGCAACGGCAGTGGTCGAGTCTAATGACAGCAATAGAGAGGCCTTGAGTTGGGACTTGGCTCTCTCAACCTCGGCGTCACTGACTGAGATGGATAATCGGTTCCATTCCTTAAGAGTAAAGTGGACCAAGTCGTCGATTTGGGTCTTGTTCTCGGTGGTCAAGTAGATACCCCACAAACCGGTATCTGAGTACGAGGTCGAGAAAGAAAGGTATGAGTTGGCCAAGTGGTTTTGCGAAACAATGGCACTCAACTTGGACGATTGGTTGAAAGCCGAACCTTGAGCACGGTCCCAGTTACCAATGATAGCTTGGGCAACAAGGGCAGTGTAGTAATCGGGACTGGACCATGAAACACCCTCAACGGCAATGGCAATGTGAGCAACTGGCAAGGTATCGTCACGGATACGCACCTCAGAACCAACAAACTTGGGGATATCATTGGCAGCCTTGGATCCGGTACCAGGAGCAGAGATCTTGCCAGAAGTAGGAAGGCCAGCAAAGTGCTTCTCAGCCAATTTGACAAGAGCGTCGTGGTCaacggcaccagcaccagccaaaACCATACGGTCAGCCTTGTAGTTGTACTTGATATAGTTGGAAAGCTCGGTCTTGGAGATTTCCAAAATGTTTTCTCTAGGACCGAGAATGGTTCTACCTAAAGGTTGACCCTGGAAGGCAACAGCATGTAAATGGTCGAAGACAACTTCTTCGTATTGCTTGTCAACCTCCTCTGATTCACGGATGATCACATCTCTTTCACGCTCGATAGCTTGTTCCTCAAGCTTCGAGTTTTGAAGAATATCAGAGAGAATCTCAACCGATTTGGGGACATCATCTTTCAAAGCCTTAGCATAGAAAACAGTGTTCTCACGCGAAGTGTAAGCGTTCAAGTGAGCACCCAAGTTCTCAATCTCCAACTCcaattgctgttgagaaCGACTGGTAGTACCCTTGAAAGCCAAGTGTTCCAAGAAATGAGCAGTACCATTGTTGTATTCATGTTCAGCACGAGATCCAGCATCAATCCAAACACCAACAGTGGCGGTCTGGGCCAAAGGAGACGACTCGGTAGCAACGGTCAAGCCATTGGGAAGAGTCGTGGTCTTGGTCTTAGGATACTCGACAGAAAAGGTTTGAACACCTCTACGAAGAATCGAAGAAGGTCCACCAACACGAcgaccagcagcattagCCACCAATCTAGCCGAAGCAGATGCTCTCAAGATAGcagacatttttttttcctgtACTGTAACTGTAATATAACCCGGACCTAGATAATATTTTGAGTCGACGAAAATtaaccaagaaaaaacaacaaccgATTGACAATAACTCTACAACAAAGCTACAATCGATGTGTCAATTCGTTCTCTGCGATATTTCTGTTGGCTACAAAGTTCCGTGGTTCCTGTTTGTCAACGTTAGTTGTTATTGGTCGGTGAAGCAGAAGTCGACTTATTTTTCAACCTCCCACTCCAGCCCATCCTGCCAGCCGTGCCTAATCCTGTTCTCCCGGGCCCTTTTCGCTGCCTGACAAGAAAACTCCCAATTGCTGCACTCTTATTGGCCCGCCCTCCGCTGCACCAAAGTCACGCTTCTGATGCGGCCCCCAGACATATATCATCGTTTTCTCATCTTCACGGTTATCTCCCTCTGTCGACATTACTCCATCTCACATCAAATGTAAGTGTTAACGGGCTTTTTTCGGGGGTCAGacggtgcctccggcggctggggttgcaccccagacccccgagctcctctcgcttcgctcgagtcgggcgtcgtCAAGGGTGCCCTGCCCTGCCCGGGTACACTCCGAGcctgctcgcgaagcgagcacaacggggtctggggcagcgccccagccgccggaggcatgttcTCAATCGTCGCTCCGCCATTCTCGCAAACTTCTGTTATACAGAAAAATACCGGGTTTGTGATCCCAGACTGGATCCGACCCCGCATTTCAAGTGGATCATGGCTAACAGGATGTCAGATGTTCAGAAGCACAATTCTTAGACAACCCCTGTCGCTGGCCTCGGTGGCTACTCGCCGTTCAGTTTTGAGCACTGTTAGTGGTGCTTCTAGTCTCAGAACTCAGAGATTTTTGGGAACCATTCCTCAACCTCCAGGATACATTCAGGGTACTGTGAACGACCCTGTTAAGCTGCCTCCTCCTAGCCCCAGCCATGGTTCTTATCACTGGTCTTTTGAGAGACTTGTGGCTGTTGGAATGGCTCCTTTGGtcattgctcctcttgctaCTGGCTCATTGACTCCTGTTCTTGATGCCACTCTGGGCTCGCTACTGCTGGTCCATGTCCATCTTGGTCTCGAATCCTGCATCATTGATTATATCCCCAAACGTGTCTACGGCAAGCTTCACAACTTGGCTATCTACGCTTTATATGGAGGCACTGCTCTCAGTCTGTACGGTCTTTATGAGTATGAGACCAATGACATCGGTCTCACTGCTACCATTGGCAAGGTCTGGAACGCTTAAACAACCCGTCACGTTCTCCGTCCTCGTAAATAAAACATAACttatttctttctttcttcttttttgtaAAACTTCGATCTGGGTCCCAGAGTGGGTCCTGACTGGGGGGACGGGctggtctgcctccggcggctggggctccgccccagaccccgcggctcctctcgcttcgctcgagtcggggtCGTTATTGATCTTCTATCGGAAATAGATGATGGCCGTGTGGGTGAAAGATAGGCTCGAAATTTGGGTTTATGTGTCGGACATCGGATCGAGTGTCGGATGCGTATCGTCGGTCATGCCCCGCTAAAGGTTACAGTGTCCTGGACTTTACTTTTGCCAAAATAGAGTTCGATTCGGAGTCGCCGGTTCCATTTCCTGTCAAATTGTCACTTATCTTGTTTCACTTAAGAAAATGACGCTGCTGACTCCTCCACATCCACGCCGTTAGGCCCTGCAGCAGATTGTCTAGATTGTCTGTAATAAGTTAGTACCGCGCCGGTAACGGCGAGATTGAGTTAGTTCCAGCAACTGTTGCCGCAACTGGTATTTGtcgttttttgtttctgataGTTTGCTAAAGTCTTGTTGGTTGTTTTCACTTTTCTATAGAGATAATTAGACTAAATAAATGCCTGTTAATTGGATATTAAAAAAAGGATGACGTTGACGCTGAATCTGCGGCTGTTCTGCCGCTATGAAATGTCGGCAATAGTGAAACTCCGTTAGCCGCGTCTTGCATCATTGCCATATGGCTTTAATCGTCAACATATTTAGCTTGATGTTTCTATACCTAATGAGGTATAGAAGCCGACTTATCCTGTCTCAACCTAGATTCGGTTTATCCGTACACGGGCATCACGGCCATTAGCATTACTAACTCAGTTTCTGGTACTTGGGGTCGATGATCCTCCAGCAGATATATCCCCTCGGTGGACAATATATAATTGAATTACACTGTTCTATATGTAATTGCTTTCTAGGTAGTACCAGTAGTCTTGTACGAGGCAACGAAACTCCATCTCAGTGTGTGTCATTAAGAGTTGTTAGAGATCGCAATAAGTGCTCACAATGATCGAGTTTCACCCTTTGGTCGTTCGAATGGCCATTATCTTGTTCGTTCTACTGCTGCTCTTTCTGGGGAATCTATCATATCTGTATGGATCGTTGTATCGTGATTCAACTCGATTCCACAGCTTCAACATTCTGGCTGTAAACATGGACAATGGTCTGATTGCTGATAGTTTACTACAGGCCTACAAACAGCTCCAATCGCCCAACTTCCCTACTCTACACTTTGTTAATGCAAGTGTATTTAATTCGTCTCCTTCTCTCATTGAACAAGAAGTTGTCAATGGCCACTACTGGGGTGCCATTTACACCAATGTTAATGTCTCGAATCAATTAACTGATGCTATCACTAATGGTGGATCGGCTGCCGCTATGTATAAACCTGCAAATGCCATAGTGTACATTTGGGATGAAGTCCGGTACCCGGTATTTGCTGACATGGTTATCGGTAATAGTATGACCACTCTTGTTACCCAGAGCAAAGCTGCTTTTAATAAACTTTACGGTGCCAAAATGATCCAATCTTTAAAGCAAGGAGACGAAGCTGCTTTGCAGACTCTTTTGAATCCTATTGGAGCCAGTGATCATAACCTGCAACCTATGCTTCAAGGTCCAAGAATGCTCTATAACAGCATATCTGTCGCAATGATGATATTGCAACAATTCTTCATGGTTCTTGGTCCTCATATTATGGCTCTGAATCTAGGTTTGTACAAAACAATGAGTTGGCAACGACTAGCTGTAATGCGATTCTTGTTTGCCATTGTGTCTACTTTCTTTTGTGGTCTCACTGTAGCAGGCTATTATTGGGCTTTTCGAGAGTCATGGAGTGTTAACGCTAATCAATTTGTTTTGACTTGGATGGTCATCTGGCTAGTTACTCTGGTCTATCATCTATTCTTATATGCCGTTTCATGTTTTTTACCACTCTTGTATATGCCGCTTGTGTTGGTGACATTTATTCATATCAATGTCACCAGTACTGTTTCTCCTTTTGATATTAATCCTGGTTTCTACCGGTGGGCCTATGCCCTACCTGGCTACGAAGCATATTCAGTAATGACTGATATCTGGTCAGGTGGCCGTGTTCGGGTGCTCTATAGAGCACTTCCAATTCTCTTTATTTGGGTAGTAGTTACATCGCTGTGCTGTGTCTATTTCCATCGACGGATGTGCATCAAGCTGGCAAAGGTGGGTCCTCCTAGTACTACCTCTCCTCCTACTAATGCTCCTCCGCAGGATCAAGTCACTCCTGTAACTTCTTCGGAAATAAAATCGGAAAGTTGATCATTTATCGTTACCGGACTCCTAGGTATAGATAACATTTTTGCATTTAATTTTGCTACATTTTGGTTTATAGATTAATATGAACCCCAATAACTAGTGCTGTTCTGTTGGATCACAGAGTTGCGAGAGACGGGGCTCTGCCCTGAACGGCAAAACCCGCTCACCAAGTAACAAAAGTTGAGGTgacaaattaaaaaatggGAGAcatgaaaataaataagttcTAGGCTATACACAATATTAGAGGCTGTCATATTTAGCCGTGATAAGATAGATCAAGTGGTCAAAAAGATGGTCCACGGCCATGTGTGGTGGACTTAGGAAACGCATTGGCCACTCCTTTTCGATAGTCTTGCACTTGGATATGTCGTTCTCCAGCCTGCTCTTTTAAAAGAGAAGCAGCCGTTTTGTTTTCGGATATGATATAGCTAGTCTGCTGAATATGTTTATCTAGAAGAGATTCTAGCTCTGCCAGCCTTTGGCTACTTACATCTCTTGCAATCACtgacttgatttcaaaTCTACGATTCTTACTATCAATCAGCCCGACACAGACATCACTGTAAATACAATCAATAAGGAACTTTTCAATCTCCGACTCGCTTAAATCAAGCTGCTTGGCAATTGTATCGAAACTAAGAACATTTGATGAAGCACCTAGGATTGCCAGACTCAATTGCTTCAATTTCGTGGCCTGTGGCTTGGTTAATTTTGGCAAGGTATCTGATTTGCCAATATATTCTGCCCATGTTCCGTAAACGAATATATCTAATAGCTCGAGATGGTTCGCGATAGACCTATCAGCCTTGAGATTGGCACTAGACTCCACTCGTGCTCGAATCAAATCATCAAATTCAACTAGTGTGTAAACACCGGGCAAAGCCAGACTTCGGTTTATTAGATCCACAATAATGGTTGGGTTGATATTATCGCCACTGGCACGATATAAAGTCAGTAACTGCTCCATCTTGTGGGTTTACAAGCCAGAGAGATCACTGCTCACTAGATCTAAACCAGAGTCTCAATCGCTGGTTCTCACGCTGACAATGAATTCTGCTCCTTGAATTCAAACTGTCCCAGAAGTAAAATCTCTATTTACACTTTGAATCACGTATATTGAGTGAGATAGAGCGTCAAGATATTCAGTATCTCTGATTTATGGAGTAGCTGAAGTAAGTGATTCGATAAAGCAATAAGTGTCCTCTTAGCTGTAATGGATATTTAtgtacatatatatatatgtatatgcGAAGGATTTGACCCCTGCAGGTCTGACAATTCTGGTAGTATTCTGAATATCGAGGAAGGGGAATGGCAAACCGTTCACGGGTTTTCTTGGATATCGACTCGCCAGTGGCTTCGAGTCGAATCATTGTCGAACTCTTCGATGACAAAGCGCCGAAAGCTGTCGAAAAGTAAGTCGCAAGATTATTCGCGATAGAGCGTCTGGCAGGATTCATGTCAGAAGCTGGCTGGAGATGGTCCGAACTTGAACCCATTTCCAGCCTTATTCAGCACCAGTGGACCCTGTACGCTCTCCTCGAGCTTTGCtcgaggagcaaccagggtctggggcggagccccagccgccggaggcatctaCCACCCCAGTACGGTACTCGAACCGTTCACTAACGAGACGTAATGTAGTTTCAAAGCTCTCTGTACAGGGGAGAAAGGAATAGATGACGCTACTGGCGTGAAGCTCTGCTATACAGGGAGTCCGGTCCACAGGATAGTTGCCCCCGAATATCTGGTCCAGATGGGAGATATCACCGCCGGCGATGGTACCGGTGGAGTTTCGATATATGGTCATCCATTCGAAGATGAGAACTTGGGCTGGTGTCCTCTGGACGAGCCAGGATACGTTTGTATGGCTAACACGGGTCCGAACACCAACACCAGTCAGTTTTTTATAACGGTGAGTAGAAGTTTAAGCGGACAATGATAGGGAAGATTCTAACTGATTTTTAGCTGTGTCCTACGCCATGGTTGAAAAATGAATCAACTGTGTTTGGCAGAGTTGTTCGTGGACTGGAAAGCTTGATTGACCTTGAGCAGATTGTGGTAGACGATAACGACAGACCATTAGAAGAAGACAGTGTTCTTATAACGAGATGTGGACGACTCAGGTTTCGGCCGAAACCTGTTAGTGCCGGTACTAGTGCGGtaacagaagaagaaaacaacagccaaag
The Sugiyamaella lignohabitans strain CBS 10342 chromosome A, complete sequence genome window above contains:
- the SHH4 gene encoding protein SHH4 (Mitochondrial inner membrane hypothetical protein; similar to Tim18p; a fraction copurifies with Sdh3p, but Shh4p is neither a stoichiometric subunit of succinate dehydrogenase nor of the TIM22 translocase; expression induced by nitrogen limitation in a GLN3, GAT1-dependent manner; SHH4 has a paralog, SDH4, that arose from the whole genome duplication; GO_component: GO:0016021 - integral component of membrane [Evidence IEA,IEA]; GO_component: GO:0016020 - membrane [Evidence IEA]; GO_component: GO:0005740 - mitochondrial envelope [Evidence IEA]; GO_component: GO:0005743 - mitochondrial inner membrane [Evidence IEA,IEA]; GO_component: GO:0005743 - mitochondrial inner membrane [Evidence IDA] [PMID 10637294]; GO_component: GO:0005739 - mitochondrion [Evidence IEA]; GO_component: GO:0005739 - mitochondrion [Evidence IDA] [PMID 16823961]; GO_function: GO:0046872 - metal ion binding [Evidence IEA]; GO_function: GO:0003674 - molecular_function [Evidence ND]; GO_process: GO:0008150 - biological_process [Evidence ND]; GO_process: GO:0055114 - oxidation-reduction process [Evidence IEA]; GO_process: GO:0006099 - tricarboxylic acid cycle [Evidence IEA,IEA]), coding for MFSIVAPPFSQTSVIQKNTGFVIPDWIRPRISSGSWLTGCQMFRSTILRQPLSLASVATRRSVLSTVSGASSLRTQRFLGTIPQPPGYIQGTVNDPVKLPPPSPSHGSYHWSFERLVAVGMAPLVIAPLATGSLTPVLDATLGSLLLVHVHLGLESCIIDYIPKRVYGKLHNLAIYALYGGTALSLYGLYEYETNDIGLTATIGKVWNA
- the NGG1 gene encoding histone acetyltransferase NGG1, giving the protein MTVTKGRGRGSRNNNASNVGSSANVKVSRSNNWSYIDMGSVAELYANLQAEFALSGGEVSSSLQSVPGANEQTRIQADIGTLLTHIENRLATCNEELAKVKRIGDIVEEERLRRKKKIKRENGEAVDVEDDISTSAGVETTTDSREKSNEPDRRDDSSSSISKVKREDDESGATVKRSGKSAKSTADDAMGVDEDDDHADSNRKKDEDSDKTNGGISRSDIKRAESVDSEPDLPLADEVMARSRAAGSSDGSSSDERTHTKNEPETPPLKLAPVSKNYYDPGTPRHSATDFAEIQASSIAALKLFDESITVDSEGNPVNDVEVLRKKYGVASFPESNLKDLLPGEIPDEDFTRAKPANQVQFSTFATFIEPFFRPLTEEDISFLKHKSVGLDGTYTRSIASPYLIPPLGPLYSDTWADEDGQIANTYSLSPPPSGSFEKALFKGSGSSEAINEDTLDAPFPKVSLGPLASRLLSALLREPGEYDTEVKEEDEPKIKSEDDTVTNNSTTTSSPSALVSAPASANTTLTTIATSTATSLNATPSKPASSLIEPAKYTNVKADYVDLDDRLKREFRYVGILDVNLLRKEDKNKKRLNGTSETNGSAGNAANGSSTTVAAIADDDEASFEMYWANGTEDDEICYEIRKLQKKFRQVTKINQACKRILLPIVQEQMAYQEYTQILEDLDKQVDQAYAKRMRNMPKGKKKKGFAANLSNSAGGSTPNSSGPEKPPSYKPLLEKRLRWIEKIGSYFKPPEIMKRTPTESIFANIQIDDDDDDADAGDDDDDMYSMTL
- the MAS1 gene encoding Mas1p (Smaller subunit of the mitochondrial processing protease (MPP); essential processing enzyme that cleaves the N-terminal targeting sequences from mitochondrially imported proteins; GO_component: GO:0005759 - mitochondrial matrix [Evidence IEA]; GO_component: GO:0017087 - mitochondrial processing peptidase complex [Evidence IDA] [PMID 2905264]; GO_component: GO:0005739 - mitochondrion [Evidence IEA]; GO_component: GO:0005739 - mitochondrion [Evidence IDA] [PMID 16823961]; GO_function: GO:0003824 - catalytic activity [Evidence IEA]; GO_function: GO:0016787 - hydrolase activity [Evidence IEA]; GO_function: GO:0046872 - metal ion binding [Evidence IEA,IEA]; GO_function: GO:0004222 - metalloendopeptidase activity [Evidence IEA]; GO_function: GO:0004222 - metalloendopeptidase activity [Evidence IDA] [PMID 2905264]; GO_function: GO:0008237 - metallopeptidase activity [Evidence IEA]; GO_function: GO:0008233 - peptidase activity [Evidence IEA]; GO_process: GO:0006627 - protein processing involved in protein targeting to mitochondrion [Evidence IDA] [PMID 2007593]; GO_process: GO:0006508 - proteolysis [Evidence IEA,IEA]) produces the protein MSAILRASASARLVANAAGRRVGGPSSILRRGVQTFSVEYPKTKTTTLPNGLTVATESSPLAQTATVGVWIDAGSRAEHEYNNGTAHFLEHLAFKGTTSRSQQQLELEIENLGAHLNAYTSRENTVFYAKALKDDVPKSVEILSDILQNSKLEEQAIERERDVIIRESEEVDKQYEEVVFDHLHAVAFQGQPLGRTILGPRENILEISKTELSNYIKYNYKADRMVLAGAGAVDHDALVKLAEKHFAGLPTSGKISAPGTGSKAANDIPKFVGSEVRIRDDTLPVAHIAIAVEGVSWSSPDYYTALVAQAIIGNWDRAQGSAFNQSSKLSAIVSQNHLANSYLSFSTSYSDTGLWGIYLTTENKTQIDDLVHFTLKEWNRLSISVSDAEVERAKSQLKASLLLSLDSTTAVAEDIGRQIITTGRRQSPQEVERNVSKVTVNDVKQWAQKYLYDKDIAIAALGPIEGLLDYQRIRNDMSMMRW